The Polyodon spathula isolate WHYD16114869_AA chromosome 15, ASM1765450v1, whole genome shotgun sequence genome segment ATTAAACTAACCTTTTACTGCTCCACGTGGGCCAAGTTGACTTTCCTGTTGCCAGGAAACAGAGGCAACACAAGTAAAGAACAATTCAGGCTTTGTAGAACAGAGATTAGTAGTGATGATTAAGTGAAAGACCCCCCCCATTCAGCCTCTCGGCAAACTCTGCTACTCATCAATCAAAGTAGGACGTTACTTGGCATCAAATCTCTAAGGAGCTAATCATATTaaatcacatgtataaaaaggacaAAGTTCCACATGAAGCTTGAGGACTGTATGCCATTTTTATTTGTTCTTCAAATGTACAGAAGAAACAGCCAGCACCAGAGTGATTAGCTattttggatcaagtttcctttcgTATTGCTGTCAATACATAACTGTCTAGATGGTTCTTAATGCTTTACTACACATGTCTGTGGCAGGCAATTACTGCAGAGCTAAAGAGCACTCCTCATCTCCGGTAAAAGCACCGGACACACTGTATAagaaatgactgcaaacatcataaaaaggtaaggggtaaaaacaagaaataaaataaaaacatgaaaaagcaaAAGTAGCTTCAATAGGAAGCTGGGTTTActttttcatgatttattttcttctaaCTTTAGTAAGTCAAAAAAGCATAAGTGAATGGGAACAAGTGCTgctaaaaactgcaaaaaaatgtcAACATCTTAGGTCTGCTCACACCAAAAAGAAAACACCTGACCAGTGCTGACAGTTTTTGCTCAACAGGCCCAAGTGTGAATACACAATGAGGCCCAAGGTTCCTAGTAATTGTTACTCATGCATAAATAATGGACACCAGTATCTAGGCCTGTCAACTCCacttattttcaatataaaaagttTCTAAAGCAGAATGAACACTTTGCAACAGATATACAAATCCCCTACTACCGCTTTTAAATGGGTCATTTCAGCTCAAGTGGAGCAAATCACATAACTGATGAACCAAATGGTAAGAACgtgtctaattaaaaaaaaaaatggacctaATTGTTCTCCATGTGAGACATGACCTAGACAAGAACAACGGTATTGTTTTAATGCAAAACATACTCAATTGCCATAAGTCTATCTGAACTGGAGCCTGAAAggtcagttattattattattattattattattattattattattattattattattatcatcatcttgtacttgcgtTATCTACAGTGGCAAATATCTTGTCCACATAAATTATAACAAGAGGTACTGGATGTCGCTTTCCTGTTTCCTATCTGGTTCCTGCTATCTGTTTTCTGGTAAATTAAATACCAAACCACTCCAGTTTGGAGTGTTCAATTGTCACCTTGTGCTTTGTTCCCAACCAGAAGCCTGGTCATTCCAAACTGTCATCTTGCATTCTGCTTAATTCACTCGTTCATGCATTCACTTTAACATCACTGTGATAACAGAAAGatttgaaaacacatttgaataattaaattatCAACCAACTCTGAAAAACATTGCTAaaactattttgtgtataataataataataataataataataataataattttgaccCAGGCAAAGCAAGATGGGCATTTGTAAGCGGacgaagtaacaaacagccacgcctgcgtgatgCTTTCACTTCTGCAAAGGAACATATCTCTTtatagccatatttttgttgctcgagacacaccatgaaccatATTGCGGCAGGGATGAAGAAaaatttgctctaatcaacatttgggctgatgattcaatccagagaagctgaacagatgaaagggtggtcTTGTGAACGTTGCTGCTGGCCCGGGTAGAGcgtgccaatgtgaaaggggctgtAGACTGAGCAAAATTGGAAAACTATAGAAATCTCACTATTAGAGCAAACCACATTTGTAGCTACTGTACCTTACTTAAAgtaagcaatatttatttattctcaccTTTAATCCCTCTGAAGCTTTACGGAGCTCCTTTATTACAGAAGAAAGGGCCTCTGGATTGATTCCTTGCTCACAAAGGCGAACACAAATGGAAAGTGACTCCATGTCCAATCCAGTGTTCAAAAGCCTTGAGATCTCCAGAAGAACTGAAATCAAAGGTAAAGGGTTTAGGAATgcagaaatgtaaaatgtatagaCTAACACAAATCATTCTGCAGCATCGTTCGATTTTATGCTTTGCTTACACTTACAAGTTAAAACCATGGAAATCAACTTATGATTTCAGCTGGCAGGaacatttacatatataaaaaagtattttttttaaatgtattttttcacaccAAATGCAGTCCTCTTAAGAATTTATCAATCaccatattcattttaaaagactCAAAAACACCAACTACTGTTAGAACCTAACAACACTAATGTATCTTCTTATTATTTGTATCAATATCGATCTCATCGGATTAAAATATCTAACTTCAGCCTGGCTCTCAACGTTTTCCTGTATACAATGAATAtgtttatatctatataattaatttgtatctaagatatattatatatatattatattcactGGTTTCCATTTAAAACGGCACAGTCCCACTTAACTTAAAAGTCCAGGTAAACAATGTCTTGGAAAAGGATTTGAACTaaacttgatttattttgttaaaaattggTTGTGAACCAAAACTGACAGTTTCTTGTAAAGAACATTTCACATAGCAGCTGTGTATTTAATATGtgtgtattattgttgtttgtcCTTACTGATATGTATGCGGCCATACTATAAGTGCACAGCGGGAACAGAGGCGCGAAGTATACAAACCGACACACATacagcacaaaaaataaacaagctttttaaattataatttaaatacaagaatataaaatgtaatatttgaaacgaacataataataaaatcgTATGAATCTTACCATCCATAGTCTCTCGCACAGCGTTTAGATTTGCCGCATTAGCCATTGTTATGTTTTTGCATTTGATTTGTGTAACCTCCGAGACCCGGAAGGAATACCTCTTTATTTGGCAAGCTCATTGGATGTTAACATTGGTTAGAAACCTTTAAGCTTCACAGCGGTTTCCCTGTTAACTACATGTCCTCGCTTTATTTAATTATGATACataacctgtattactgtgtactattttaaaacaataattcaactttactgtgtttttttttttttttttttttttttttttttttaaagatccgTTATTTTTAAAAGGCTGCCTGTTTCCAGGGGGCTGAGACTTCTATTCGAAATTAGGGAGCCGTTTGAATTTGGTTGGTCGAGGTGCACTTCCCGATGGTTTCTATTGGCCGTGGAGAGCTATCGCAGATTGCTATTGGTTAAGGACAGGGAAGCGAAGGAAAATTAAAGCGAACTCAGAGTGGACAGCGGGAGGAGTAGTATTATTTGGTAAGTGAAGTagtgtgttatattttaatttaaaactctacttgtttttgtttaaacagcaaAAAGCCTAATTAAATCGTATGGCTTATTTTCAGCTGAGTAGTATAACATGTAGAATGTTGATAGTTGCAATCGTAGTTTTATGTAAAGTTTGTATAGTTTTGAACTAGCGATAAGTAATACGATGTTGTTGGTTTCAAACACAAAGAACTGCAAACACCCCTATCTGGAACtgttttagatatttaaaaactgCGTTGATTTGCCGCATAGTTTGCAGATAGCAGGCAACTGTTAtacaaaagtgtgtttttttttttttttttttttgtcatgttattAATGTTGGACAgtaatttaatttcaaatgaaTTCTTGCCAGGCTTTTTAATA includes the following:
- the LOC121327696 gene encoding mitotic-spindle organizing protein 1-like, with the translated sequence MANAANLNAVRETMDVLLEISRLLNTGLDMESLSICVRLCEQGINPEALSSVIKELRKASEGLKTSENSTS